Genomic DNA from Klebsiella variicola:
TCGCCTTTTTCCATGGTCAGACGCTCTGCTTTATAGGTCAGGTTGTCTGAAACGGTATTGAGGATCGAGTAGTCGTTACCGCGACGCAGCTCAAGGGTAACTTCGCCGGTGATCTGGCTCGCGACCCAGCGCTGCAGAGAATCACGCAGCATCAGCGCCTGGGAATCGAACCAGCGTCCCTGATACAGCAGGCGGCCCAGCTGACGACCGTGGGCATGGTATTGCTCGATTGTGTCTTCGTTATGGATACCGGTCAGCAGACGCTCGTAGGCGATATGCAGCAGCGCCATCCCGGGGGCTTCATAAATACCGCGGCTTTTCGCTTCGATAATGCGGTTTTCAATCTGATCGCTCATCCCCAGACCGTGGCGGCCGCCGATGCGGTTGGCTTCCAGCATCATCTCGACGTCATCAGCGAAGGTTTTGCCATTCAGCGCCACCGGATGGCCTTGCTCAAAGCGTACGGTTACCTCTTCCGCAGGGATCTTCACGTTTTCGTCCCAGAACTTCACGCCCATAATCGGGTTGACGATTTTCACGCTGGAATTGAGGAATTCGAGGTCTTTCGCTTCGTGGGTGGCACCGAGCATGTTGGAGTCGGTGGAATAGGCTTTTTCAACCGACATCTTGTAGTCAAAGCCGCAGGCGATCATAAATTCGGACATTTCGTGACGGCCGCCGAGCTCATCGATGAAATCACTGTCCAGCCACGGCTTGTAAATCTGCAGTTCAGCATTGGTCAGCAGGCCGTAACGATAGAAACGTTCGATATCGTTGCCTTTATAGGTGCTGCCATCGCCCCAGATGTTGACGCCATCTTCTTTCATTGCCGCCACCAGCATGGTGCCGGTGACCGCGCGGCCCAGCGGCGTGGTGTTGAAGTAGGTCAACCCACCGGTGGTGTTATGGAAAGCGCCACACTGAATCGCCGCGATCCCTTCTGCGACCAGCTGTTTGCGGCAGTCGATCAGACGGGCACCTTC
This window encodes:
- the argG gene encoding argininosuccinate synthase yields the protein MTTILKHLPVGQRIGIAFSGGLDTSAALLWMRKKGAVPYAYTANLGQPDEDDYDAIPRRAKEYGAEGARLIDCRKQLVAEGIAAIQCGAFHNTTGGLTYFNTTPLGRAVTGTMLVAAMKEDGVNIWGDGSTYKGNDIERFYRYGLLTNAELQIYKPWLDSDFIDELGGRHEMSEFMIACGFDYKMSVEKAYSTDSNMLGATHEAKDLEFLNSSVKIVNPIMGVKFWDENVKIPAEEVTVRFEQGHPVALNGKTFADDVEMMLEANRIGGRHGLGMSDQIENRIIEAKSRGIYEAPGMALLHIAYERLLTGIHNEDTIEQYHAHGRQLGRLLYQGRWFDSQALMLRDSLQRWVASQITGEVTLELRRGNDYSILNTVSDNLTYKAERLTMEKGDSMFTAEDRIGQLTMRNLDITDTREKLFGYAQSGLLSASSATGLPQVENLENKGK